One segment of Campylobacter concisus ATCC 51562 DNA contains the following:
- a CDS encoding ABC transporter substrate-binding protein — protein MKKFFMALMVLFASLLLNAAEFRDVKDITGDIVKVPAKVEKIATLWYANNQIILMLGGADKIVATTDLIKNNKWFAHIYPRISSIPNGVNGKDLQVEELIKLSPDVVIAADKKNKEELTKNGFTVLYPSFTNHADMKKSVSIMAEVIGGEAPKIAEKFNEYFDSNLKRVQNEIGKIAPSYNKPKVLHIADGKNLFKVDGTNTIIDEWIRVAGGQNAVQKAGNMLELNAEEIPNINPDVIIIGRAKAPEILKKIYENPIYADTNAVKNKRVYVNPTGVFSWDRYGAEGALQILWAAKILHPEIFKDIDIAAETKKFYKEFLHYELSDDEVNYILNGLDPTGK, from the coding sequence ATGAAAAAATTTTTCATGGCTTTAATGGTGCTGTTTGCAAGCCTTTTGCTTAATGCAGCTGAGTTTAGAGATGTCAAGGACATCACTGGCGACATCGTCAAAGTCCCCGCAAAAGTAGAAAAGATCGCTACGCTTTGGTATGCGAACAACCAAATCATATTAATGCTAGGCGGTGCGGACAAGATAGTAGCGACTACCGATCTTATCAAAAACAATAAATGGTTTGCGCACATTTATCCTAGAATTTCAAGCATCCCAAACGGCGTAAACGGCAAAGATTTACAGGTAGAAGAGCTGATTAAACTAAGCCCGGACGTTGTCATAGCCGCCGATAAAAAGAATAAAGAAGAGCTAACCAAAAACGGCTTTACCGTGCTTTATCCGTCATTTACAAATCATGCGGATATGAAAAAAAGCGTATCTATAATGGCCGAGGTCATAGGAGGCGAAGCGCCGAAGATTGCGGAGAAATTTAACGAGTATTTTGACAGCAACCTTAAAAGAGTGCAAAACGAAATAGGTAAGATCGCGCCATCATACAATAAACCAAAAGTACTTCACATAGCCGACGGCAAAAATTTATTTAAGGTTGACGGCACAAATACGATCATAGACGAGTGGATAAGGGTCGCAGGCGGCCAAAATGCGGTGCAAAAAGCTGGAAATATGCTTGAACTAAACGCAGAAGAGATACCAAATATAAACCCTGATGTTATCATCATAGGCAGAGCCAAAGCTCCAGAAATTTTGAAAAAAATATATGAAAACCCTATCTACGCAGATACTAACGCCGTAAAAAATAAAAGAGTTTACGTAAATCCAACTGGCGTTTTTAGCTGGGATAGATACGGCGCCGAGGGGGCTTTGCAAATTTTATGGGCGGCCAAGATATTACATCCTGAAATTTTTAAAGATATAGATATAGCAGCTGAGACAAAGAAATTTTATAAAGAATTTTTACACTATGAGCTAAGTGATGATGAAGTAAATTACATCTTAAATGGCTTAGACCCAACTGGAAAATAA
- a CDS encoding RDD family protein, with amino-acid sequence MAKQKAKIAPIWARAKAFIIDLFIIGMPIFYATTYLVLDGKEAFLHNQIAIFGANSLISLIMCLFFSIKAQTPGYKAQEIYLINLKTGRKLSFSHTILRQICFAFAGFSILGLCLCFFRKDKLNLHDIITHSAAVQRSEG; translated from the coding sequence TTGGCAAAACAAAAGGCAAAAATCGCACCTATTTGGGCTAGAGCAAAGGCATTTATCATAGATCTTTTTATCATCGGTATGCCTATATTTTATGCGACAACATATCTTGTGCTTGATGGCAAAGAGGCATTTTTGCATAACCAAATTGCCATTTTTGGTGCAAATAGCTTGATCTCACTTATAATGTGCCTTTTTTTTAGCATAAAAGCACAAACTCCAGGCTATAAAGCACAAGAAATTTATCTGATAAACCTAAAAACTGGCAGAAAACTAAGCTTTTCTCACACCATCTTGCGCCAAATTTGCTTTGCCTTTGCTGGCTTTAGCATACTTGGACTTTGCCTTTGTTTTTTTAGAAAAGACAAACTAAATCTGCACGACATCATCACTCACTCAGCTGCCGTGCAAAGATCAGAGGGATAA
- the dsbI gene encoding protein-disulfide oxidoreductase DsbI, translating into MSFFKKMAKFQDSRISWAILVFVSVALVVIAHSLFQNYAYMPPCEQCVYIRFAFLCMALGGVIAMINPKNLLFALIGYVFAFWGAVQGIMYSVKLAKIHDAVHGDDPFGVQGCSTEPHYPFGLPLEKWAPDWFMPTGDCGYDSPMVPDGVVLSDLQKSIVDLYADGWYLVPSSKFMSMADCTLLGFGVCFVVLALMLVSKLLSFLK; encoded by the coding sequence ATGAGCTTTTTTAAAAAAATGGCTAAATTTCAAGACTCACGCATCTCTTGGGCGATCTTAGTCTTTGTGAGCGTCGCGCTTGTCGTTATCGCGCACTCGCTCTTTCAAAACTACGCCTATATGCCACCTTGTGAGCAGTGCGTCTATATACGTTTTGCATTTTTATGTATGGCGCTTGGTGGCGTAATCGCTATGATAAATCCTAAAAATTTACTATTTGCTCTAATTGGCTACGTCTTTGCCTTTTGGGGAGCAGTGCAGGGCATAATGTATAGCGTAAAGCTAGCCAAAATCCACGATGCGGTGCATGGCGATGATCCTTTTGGTGTGCAGGGCTGCTCTACTGAGCCACACTATCCATTTGGCTTACCACTTGAGAAGTGGGCGCCTGACTGGTTTATGCCAACGGGAGACTGCGGATATGACAGCCCTATGGTGCCTGATGGCGTGGTGCTAAGCGATCTGCAAAAGAGCATAGTGGATCTTTATGCAGATGGTTGGTATCTTGTGCCGTCTTCTAAATTTATGTCTATGGCTGATTGCACGCTACTTGGATTTGGTGTTTGTTTTGTAGTGCTTGCACTTATGCTTGTTTCAAAGCTTTTATCCTTTTTAAAATGA
- the purM gene encoding phosphoribosylformylglycinamidine cyclo-ligase — protein sequence MISYKDAGVDIDAGNSFVEAIKPFVKSTQTPNVIGGIGSFSGAVRLPSGYKSPAILGATDGVGTKLRLAIDAKKFDGVGEDLVAMCVNDLICNFATPLFFLDYYATAKLEIESAKEVVKSIANGCKKAQCALIGGETAEMPSMYEKGDFDLAGFAVGIAEADEIDRSKFVKAGDVLVALPSSGLHSNGFSLARKVVSELGLKFDEKVGERKLIDVLLEPTRIYVSDFLSLKDKITAMAHITGGGIVENLPRVFPAGLGAKVQKSAIKTPEIFKIIAQKVEESEMMRTFNMGVGMILVVPKENVDAVLASSDGYVIGEVVNGKGVELI from the coding sequence ATGATAAGCTATAAAGATGCTGGAGTGGATATAGATGCTGGAAATAGCTTTGTTGAGGCGATAAAGCCTTTCGTAAAATCTACGCAAACACCAAATGTTATAGGTGGCATTGGATCATTTTCAGGAGCAGTCAGACTACCAAGCGGATATAAAAGTCCAGCTATTTTGGGAGCGACTGATGGCGTTGGCACAAAGCTTCGCCTAGCTATCGACGCTAAGAAATTTGACGGCGTGGGCGAGGATCTAGTCGCAATGTGCGTAAATGATCTCATCTGCAACTTCGCCACACCGCTCTTTTTCCTCGACTACTACGCGACTGCAAAGCTTGAGATAGAGAGTGCAAAAGAGGTGGTAAAAAGCATCGCAAATGGCTGCAAAAAAGCCCAGTGTGCGCTGATAGGCGGTGAGACAGCCGAGATGCCGTCGATGTATGAAAAAGGCGACTTCGATCTTGCTGGATTTGCCGTTGGTATCGCCGAGGCTGACGAGATCGACAGAAGCAAATTTGTAAAAGCTGGTGATGTTTTAGTCGCACTTCCAAGCAGCGGCCTGCACTCAAATGGCTTCTCTCTTGCAAGAAAAGTGGTAAGCGAGCTTGGACTAAAATTTGATGAAAAAGTGGGTGAGCGCAAGCTCATCGACGTACTTCTTGAGCCAACTAGAATTTACGTGAGCGACTTTTTAAGTTTAAAAGATAAGATCACAGCAATGGCGCATATAACTGGCGGTGGCATAGTTGAAAACCTACCTCGCGTCTTTCCTGCTGGACTTGGTGCAAAGGTACAAAAAAGTGCTATAAAAACGCCTGAAATTTTTAAAATCATCGCTCAAAAAGTAGAAGAAAGTGAGATGATGAGGACTTTTAACATGGGCGTTGGCATGATATTAGTTGTGCCAAAAGAAAACGTTGACGCTGTCCTAGCTAGCAGCGATGGCTACGTGATCGGCGAAGTAGTAAATGGCAAAGGCGTAGAGCTAATTTAA
- a CDS encoding carboxymuconolactone decarboxylase family protein — MTLTYNAKKIYENWFDSKSELEESNASFLEDYLNFLGDIGEVINIDEKTRLSVIIASLCVSKGAKSSFKSFVRAALNVGISAKEIREILYQAVPYAGLGKVEDCIFLADEIFNERYIEPENMPKKSREGRGERGLEIQRKLFPAVDKFIASMPNDQKHIMEFLSQNCFGDFYARDGLSLELRELLTFVYITTLGFAKPQLLGHIAANFGIGNDRAKLISVVTTLIPFIGYPSALNALSAINEISSSKN, encoded by the coding sequence ATGACACTAACTTACAATGCAAAGAAAATTTATGAAAATTGGTTTGATTCAAAAAGTGAGCTTGAAGAGAGCAATGCTAGCTTTTTAGAGGATTATTTAAATTTTTTAGGCGATATTGGTGAAGTGATAAATATTGATGAAAAAACAAGACTTTCGGTTATCATCGCCTCTCTTTGCGTGAGTAAAGGTGCAAAAAGCTCATTTAAAAGCTTCGTTAGGGCTGCTTTAAATGTAGGTATATCAGCAAAAGAGATAAGAGAAATTTTATATCAAGCAGTGCCTTATGCTGGGCTTGGTAAGGTAGAAGATTGTATATTTTTAGCTGATGAAATTTTTAATGAGCGCTATATAGAGCCTGAAAATATGCCTAAAAAATCAAGAGAAGGCAGAGGTGAACGAGGCCTTGAGATACAAAGAAAACTTTTCCCAGCGGTTGATAAATTTATCGCATCAATGCCAAATGATCAAAAACATATAATGGAGTTTTTATCGCAAAACTGCTTTGGTGATTTTTATGCAAGAGATGGGCTTAGTTTAGAGCTTAGGGAGCTTTTGACATTTGTCTATATCACGACTCTTGGCTTTGCAAAGCCACAGCTTTTAGGGCACATTGCTGCAAATTTTGGCATCGGCAACGATAGAGCTAAACTAATAAGCGTTGTTACGACACTTATACCATTTATAGGCTATCCGAGTGCTTTAAACGCATTATCAGCAATAAATGAGATAAGCTCTAGTAAAAATTAA
- a CDS encoding hydroxymethylpyrimidine/phosphomethylpyrimidine kinase yields MKKILIIAGSCNSGTAGLQADIKTCARLNCYSATAVTSLVAETTDAVKSVVCLEPSFVKDQLNTLAEEFSFDAIKIGMLFSEEIMEVVLEFLLTQNTKVVLDPVCVSKSGHKLIKDSAVAKLKELMSLATVTTPNLDEANVLFGDDYKDLPCDVIVKKHISEDSSIDTLYKKDGSLRNFKTPLVNPLVMSGTGCSFSTALACFLAKGKSLEESIQLSKEYICSIIKESIDTKLGKNRLLWHGAK; encoded by the coding sequence ATGAAAAAAATTCTAATCATCGCAGGCTCTTGCAATAGTGGCACAGCTGGGCTACAAGCAGATATAAAAACATGTGCTAGGCTTAATTGTTATAGTGCAACAGCAGTAACTTCTTTGGTCGCTGAGACTACGGATGCCGTAAAGAGTGTAGTTTGCTTAGAGCCTAGTTTTGTCAAAGATCAGCTAAATACGCTTGCGGAAGAATTTAGCTTTGATGCGATTAAGATAGGTATGTTATTTAGTGAAGAGATTATGGAAGTGGTGCTTGAGTTTTTACTAACTCAAAATACCAAAGTAGTGCTTGATCCAGTTTGCGTCTCAAAAAGCGGACACAAGCTTATAAAAGATAGTGCGGTGGCAAAACTAAAAGAGCTAATGAGCTTAGCTACAGTAACTACTCCAAATTTAGATGAGGCAAATGTGCTTTTTGGTGATGATTATAAAGATTTGCCTTGTGACGTCATCGTAAAGAAACATATCAGTGAAGATAGCAGTATAGACACACTTTATAAAAAAGATGGCTCACTAAGGAATTTTAAAACCCCACTTGTTAATCCGCTTGTAATGAGTGGGACTGGTTGTAGCTTTTCAACTGCACTTGCTTGCTTTTTAGCAAAGGGCAAGAGCTTAGAGGAGTCTATACAACTTTCAAAAGAGTATATTTGCTCTATTATAAAAGAGAGCATCGATACAAAACTTGGTAAAAATCGCCTACTTTGGCATGGAGCGAAGTAA
- a CDS encoding thiol:disulfide interchange protein DsbA/DsbL translates to MSFLSKFSKAIFAVAVAGAISASAFSEGEDYVKLEKPLSAGQNTLVKIFSYACPFCYKYDKSVTPKVVEKIPGLKYEPFHLKTKGDYGEVASKVFAVLIVMDEAKGVGLFDENSLFKKAKFAYYKAYHDKKERWGDGKDAEGFLKTGLEAAGVSKADYEKELANPKVTELLKKWDESYDVAKIQGVPAFVVNGKYLIMTKSISSLDGMAALIEELLKK, encoded by the coding sequence ATGAGTTTTCTATCTAAATTTAGTAAGGCTATCTTTGCTGTTGCGGTGGCTGGAGCGATTAGTGCTAGTGCATTTAGCGAGGGCGAGGACTACGTCAAGCTTGAAAAGCCACTAAGCGCGGGACAAAATACGCTAGTTAAAATTTTTAGCTACGCTTGCCCATTTTGCTACAAGTACGACAAGAGCGTCACTCCAAAGGTAGTTGAGAAAATTCCTGGACTAAAATACGAACCATTTCATCTAAAGACAAAGGGCGATTATGGCGAGGTTGCGAGCAAGGTTTTTGCTGTGCTTATCGTCATGGACGAGGCAAAAGGTGTCGGCTTATTTGATGAAAATTCGCTATTTAAAAAGGCTAAATTTGCCTACTACAAGGCTTATCACGACAAAAAAGAGCGCTGGGGTGATGGCAAAGATGCTGAGGGCTTTTTAAAGACCGGACTTGAGGCTGCTGGCGTTAGTAAAGCGGACTACGAAAAAGAGCTGGCTAATCCAAAAGTGACTGAGCTACTTAAAAAGTGGGATGAGAGCTACGATGTGGCAAAAATTCAAGGCGTACCAGCATTTGTCGTAAATGGCAAATACCTCATCATGACAAAATCAATCAGCTCGCTTGATGGTATGGCAGCACTCATTGAAGAGCTTCTTAAAAAATAA
- a CDS encoding response regulator transcription factor, with translation MQEVLEILKKTSVLVVEDDDMARELIISGLKPYCEQVIGACNGQDGVEKFKKQGFDIVMSDIHMPVLNGFEMMNEMKRTKPHQKFIVFTSYDSDENLIKSMEEGAMLFLKKPIDMKDLRAMLISLSFERDEKLVYLSDEVSINLKREKIYKNGIEIYLSFLQNKIFWLFAYNLNKLVTYEMIEEFVYESDVSKAAIQNVILRLKRELGVKFKNISESGYILITKSE, from the coding sequence ATGCAAGAAGTCTTAGAAATTTTAAAAAAGACGTCCGTCTTGGTAGTCGAAGATGATGATATGGCAAGAGAGCTTATTATTAGCGGGCTTAAACCTTATTGCGAGCAGGTAATTGGTGCTTGTAATGGACAAGATGGCGTGGAGAAATTTAAAAAGCAAGGCTTTGATATCGTGATGAGTGATATTCACATGCCAGTGCTTAATGGCTTTGAGATGATGAATGAGATGAAGCGCACAAAGCCGCACCAAAAATTTATCGTCTTTACCTCTTATGATAGCGATGAAAATTTGATAAAAAGCATGGAGGAAGGGGCGATGCTCTTTTTAAAAAAGCCTATTGATATGAAGGATCTTAGAGCAATGCTTATTAGTTTAAGTTTTGAACGAGATGAAAAGCTAGTTTATTTAAGCGATGAGGTGAGTATAAATTTAAAAAGAGAGAAAATTTATAAAAACGGTATTGAAATTTATCTTAGCTTTTTGCAAAATAAGATATTTTGGCTCTTTGCTTATAACCTAAATAAGCTAGTTACTTATGAGATGATAGAAGAATTTGTCTATGAAAGCGATGTTAGCAAGGCGGCTATCCAAAATGTGATACTTCGCCTAAAACGCGAGCTTGGTGTGAAATTTAAAAATATCAGCGAGAGTGGATATATTTTAATCACAAAATCTGAATGA
- a CDS encoding sensor histidine kinase: MGINLKSQNIKIYAIILLASLFVILLGLNIYSNAKEKIIELSDKNNIAVSKNIVNNFQIWLDERINSLIRASKFIQNAGIVYDDEKIAGFIKLFKQNAKEFDLMQLLRDDGEIFVDGEKILEEVMPKSERTGLIWYVETKNTNAPSVNFMQKHKILKGSTLNLCVPVTKQTKFKAALCGVVRIENIFNSIKNFSLAPNSYSFLVTHSGEILTSIPDLALKKEIEEKFKELFLKDEDITSLKIGQNLIQVAEIPTINWFIGAGTNNEEEISALTKEALKNALSLLFAFVALTFLANILHNFMYNKIKKIQDEYETLLTHRAKMSEAGELISGINHQFIQPVNSLKLMLSSCIMLKKEGKLSDEELINLLEKGQSSVKLLSSTIEIFRNFYKSAENVSEFEVQTSVKNLITLMHTELSRANVSVKFSGFNEQKVRQIENIIQQILLILIHNAKDSLVESYKDEPLKRIIEIKFRSFEDKCYIGVYDNGNGVSEQMSEKIFTWLNTTKKQGNGIGLYFAKKLAQEKLNGDVRLVNNAKPTVFELSFDINLKD; this comes from the coding sequence ATGGGTATTAATTTAAAATCACAAAATATTAAAATCTACGCCATCATCTTGCTTGCTAGCCTTTTTGTAATACTTCTTGGGCTAAATATTTATAGCAATGCAAAAGAGAAAATCATAGAACTATCTGATAAAAACAACATAGCAGTTAGCAAAAATATCGTAAACAACTTTCAAATTTGGCTTGATGAGCGTATAAATTCACTCATTCGTGCGTCAAAATTTATACAAAATGCAGGCATCGTATATGACGATGAAAAGATAGCCGGCTTTATAAAGCTCTTTAAGCAAAACGCGAAAGAATTTGATCTAATGCAGCTTTTAAGGGATGATGGAGAAATTTTTGTAGATGGAGAGAAAATTTTAGAAGAAGTTATGCCAAAGAGCGAAAGAACAGGGCTTATCTGGTATGTGGAGACAAAAAATACAAATGCCCCAAGCGTAAATTTCATGCAAAAACATAAAATTTTAAAAGGCTCAACTCTAAATTTATGCGTTCCAGTCACAAAACAAACGAAATTTAAAGCAGCACTTTGTGGCGTCGTGCGTATAGAAAATATCTTTAACAGCATTAAAAATTTTAGCCTTGCGCCAAATTCTTACTCATTTTTGGTGACTCATAGCGGTGAAATTTTAACATCGATACCTGATCTTGCTTTAAAAAAAGAGATCGAGGAGAAATTTAAAGAGTTGTTTTTAAAAGATGAAGACATTACAAGCTTAAAAATAGGACAAAATTTAATCCAAGTAGCTGAGATACCAACGATAAATTGGTTCATAGGAGCTGGCACAAATAACGAAGAGGAAATTTCAGCTTTAACAAAAGAAGCTTTAAAAAATGCTCTAAGCTTACTTTTTGCCTTCGTTGCGCTCACGTTTTTGGCAAACATCCTTCATAATTTTATGTATAACAAGATAAAAAAGATACAAGATGAGTATGAAACTTTGCTAACTCATAGAGCCAAAATGAGTGAGGCTGGCGAGCTAATAAGTGGCATCAATCATCAATTCATTCAGCCAGTAAATTCGCTAAAACTAATGCTAAGCTCGTGCATAATGTTAAAAAAAGAAGGCAAATTAAGCGACGAGGAGCTAATAAATTTGCTTGAAAAAGGACAAAGCTCGGTCAAACTTCTTTCAAGTACTATTGAAATTTTTAGAAATTTTTACAAAAGCGCTGAAAATGTGAGCGAATTTGAGGTACAAACAAGTGTTAAAAATCTAATAACTCTCATGCACACAGAGCTAAGCCGTGCAAATGTTAGTGTAAAATTTAGCGGCTTTAACGAACAAAAAGTTCGTCAGATAGAAAATATAATCCAACAAATTTTACTAATCCTAATACACAACGCAAAAGACTCACTTGTCGAAAGCTACAAAGATGAGCCGCTAAAACGTATCATCGAGATAAAATTTAGAAGCTTTGAAGATAAATGCTACATCGGAGTTTATGACAATGGAAATGGCGTAAGCGAGCAAATGAGCGAGAAAATTTTTACTTGGCTAAATACCACCAAAAAGCAAGGAAATGGCATAGGACTTTATTTTGCTAAAAAGCTAGCACAAGAAAAGCTAAATGGTGACGTAAGACTCGTAAATAACGCAAAGCCAACGGTGTTTGAGTTAAGTTTTGATATAAATTTAAAGGACTAA
- a CDS encoding aryl-sulfate sulfotransferase, protein MKKTLSCVALASVLCSSAFAIGGPSGAKLDYAITGQIGEVVVNPYDTAPLTAVIKNGGYTLSNAKVTIVPKQGGQVISYKVADKHLRTHGGIPVFGMYPDYQNTVEVEYDKSYKGKTEHIKESYKIYAPAIYLESAGTPNQKGALFDKIEVTKPASAKFANRLYYVNNFVNKTGKGTKVVWNNPAGGAIEWNYSPNNFILDTKGEVRWYLEPSKIYDLKQPFHAGVMMGFKQNDDGAMTWGYGQRYAKYDIMGREIFNRELPASYNDFSHSMDVAQNGHYFLRVANADYKRADGKNVRTVRDVIVELDRDGNVVDDFRLYEILDPYRDIVLKTLDQGAVCLNIDAKKAGHTASSDELQSMDTHDKWGDIVGAGPGRNWAHVNSVDYDPSDDSIIISSRHQDAVIKIGRDKQVKWIMGAHKGWSDKFKDKLLQPVDSKGNKIVCEDEYSKCPGYESDKGGFDWQWTQHTAFRIDSKSKKGEIYLSVFDNGDTRGMEQPAIAGMKYSRAVVYKINEKKKTVEQIWEYGKERGKEWYSSVTSLTQYQDDLDSVMVYSAVAGMQFDIAKGRPVGLPSPHIDEFEWGAKEPSIEIKMTNAMGYQAFPFSLQKAFEK, encoded by the coding sequence ATGAAAAAGACTTTGAGTTGTGTTGCGCTAGCTTCTGTGCTTTGCTCAAGCGCTTTTGCGATAGGCGGTCCAAGCGGGGCTAAGCTAGACTATGCTATCACTGGGCAAATAGGCGAAGTAGTGGTAAATCCGTACGACACTGCCCCACTTACAGCAGTCATCAAAAATGGTGGCTACACACTAAGCAATGCAAAAGTAACCATCGTGCCAAAACAAGGCGGTCAGGTGATAAGCTACAAAGTGGCTGATAAGCATCTTCGCACACATGGCGGTATCCCAGTTTTTGGCATGTATCCTGACTATCAAAATACCGTTGAAGTCGAGTACGACAAGAGCTACAAAGGCAAGACTGAGCATATAAAAGAGAGCTATAAAATTTACGCCCCAGCTATCTACCTAGAGAGCGCTGGCACGCCAAATCAAAAGGGTGCACTATTTGATAAGATCGAAGTTACTAAGCCAGCAAGCGCTAAATTTGCAAACCGCCTCTACTACGTAAATAACTTTGTAAATAAAACAGGCAAGGGCACAAAAGTCGTGTGGAACAACCCAGCTGGTGGTGCGATCGAGTGGAACTACAGCCCAAATAACTTCATCCTTGATACAAAAGGCGAGGTTAGATGGTATCTTGAGCCAAGCAAAATTTATGATCTAAAACAGCCATTTCACGCTGGCGTTATGATGGGCTTTAAGCAAAATGACGACGGCGCTATGACTTGGGGATATGGCCAAAGATACGCAAAATACGACATCATGGGTAGAGAAATTTTTAACCGCGAGCTACCAGCTAGCTACAACGACTTCTCTCACTCAATGGACGTAGCACAAAACGGACACTACTTCTTGCGCGTGGCAAATGCTGATTATAAAAGAGCTGATGGTAAAAATGTAAGAACAGTGCGCGACGTGATCGTTGAGCTTGACAGAGATGGCAACGTAGTTGATGACTTTAGACTATATGAAATTCTCGATCCTTACCGCGACATCGTGCTAAAAACGCTTGATCAAGGTGCGGTTTGCTTAAATATCGACGCTAAAAAAGCAGGCCACACTGCAAGCTCTGATGAGCTTCAGTCTATGGATACGCATGATAAATGGGGCGATATAGTTGGCGCTGGTCCCGGACGTAACTGGGCTCATGTAAATAGCGTGGATTATGACCCAAGCGATGATAGCATCATCATTTCAAGCCGCCACCAAGACGCAGTTATCAAGATCGGCCGCGATAAACAAGTAAAATGGATCATGGGTGCTCACAAGGGCTGGAGCGATAAATTTAAAGATAAACTCCTTCAGCCAGTTGATAGCAAAGGCAACAAAATAGTCTGCGAAGATGAATACTCAAAATGCCCAGGATACGAGAGCGACAAAGGTGGCTTTGACTGGCAATGGACGCAGCACACTGCATTTAGGATAGATAGCAAGTCTAAAAAAGGCGAAATTTATCTAAGTGTCTTTGACAACGGCGACACAAGGGGCATGGAGCAACCAGCCATCGCTGGCATGAAGTACTCTCGCGCAGTCGTTTATAAGATAAATGAAAAGAAAAAGACTGTTGAGCAAATTTGGGAGTACGGCAAAGAGCGTGGCAAAGAGTGGTATAGTTCGGTTACTAGCCTTACGCAGTATCAAGATGACCTTGATAGCGTGATGGTCTATTCAGCCGTTGCTGGTATGCAGTTTGACATCGCAAAAGGTCGCCCAGTAGGACTTCCTAGCCCGCACATCGATGAGTTTGAGTGGGGCGCAAAAGAGCCTAGCATCGAGATAAAGATGACAAATGCGATGGGCTATCAGGCTTTTCCATTTAGCTTGCAAAAGGCTTTTGAGAAATAA
- the coaE gene encoding dephospho-CoA kinase (Dephospho-CoA kinase (CoaE) performs the final step in coenzyme A biosynthesis.), whose translation MQKFPNAYVITGSIASGKSTAINLLKERGFSVIDADVIAHEQLEICKCEIVEVFKEQILDEAGKIDRQKLGAIVFNDLKKLKILEQILHPKIKEEILSRATKLECLGQVYFVDIPLFFEKEDRYAEFKNVAVIYAPKELLLSRLMNRNGLKLEEAKARVELQMDIEQKRKKANFIIDNSGDKENLEHELEKFLRQICG comes from the coding sequence TTGCAGAAATTTCCAAACGCTTATGTCATTACAGGCTCTATTGCTAGCGGTAAAAGCACGGCTATAAATTTGCTAAAAGAACGAGGCTTTAGCGTGATTGATGCGGACGTGATCGCTCATGAGCAGCTTGAAATTTGTAAATGTGAGATAGTGGAAGTTTTTAAAGAGCAAATTTTAGACGAAGCTGGCAAGATCGATCGGCAAAAACTTGGTGCCATTGTTTTTAATGATCTAAAAAAATTAAAAATTTTAGAGCAAATTTTGCATCCAAAGATAAAGGAAGAAATTTTATCTCGCGCTACGAAACTTGAGTGCTTGGGGCAGGTTTATTTTGTTGATATCCCTTTATTTTTTGAAAAAGAGGATCGCTACGCTGAGTTTAAAAATGTAGCAGTGATTTATGCGCCAAAAGAGCTTTTGCTAAGCCGCTTAATGAACCGAAACGGTCTAAAATTAGAAGAAGCAAAAGCAAGAGTGGAGCTTCAGATGGATATCGAGCAAAAGCGAAAAAAGGCAAATTTTATAATAGATAATAGTGGCGATAAAGAAAATTTAGAGCACGAACTAGAGAAATTTCTAAGGCAAATTTGTGGCTGA